Proteins co-encoded in one Bacteroidales bacterium genomic window:
- a CDS encoding SusC/RagA family TonB-linked outer membrane protein: MRKIFTFFVCVCICGISAIHAQDVQIRGTVTAAEDGSPLPGVYVKIKGTNSGTVTDANGTYQVSAPSNGTLVFSFIGYESKEVEIAGQTVIDVALSSGVTQMSEVVVTALGITREKKSLGYATQEVSGDAVNTIKTDNFINSLSGKIAGVNVKTNNNMGGSTNIVIRGAKSLTGNNQALFVVDGVPVDNANTNNAGQLEGRSGYDYGNTASDINPNDIESISVLKGAAASALYGARAANGVVMITTKKGAKQAAKGFGVNLNSNVTFSKIDKSTLPDYQNQYGGGYGPFYSDGEHPGLEIYDSDGDGVDDLNVPFYEDASYGEKFDPSLQVFQWDAFVPESPNYLKKTPWVPSKHGPDEFFETGVTWTNTLEITGGAEKSAFRLSYTNYDQKAIMPNGYLRKNNLTFNGSHDVLKNLTVSASANYTNTKGKGRNSTGYSDNIMTSFRQWYQVNTDIKLLEDLYHKTGRNISWNRTYSDDPYPLYWDSPYWVRYKNYETDERNRLLGYVQTDWKALPWLSFMGRAAVDTYNELQEERKAIGSVAGELGVGRPDVTSGYSRLSRTHLGLNLDLLANFRKDITEKLNLNGMVGVNFNKRTTDQVFESTNGGLSVSDVYSLGNSLDPMLPPEESNAIIALNGYYASVSLGFANTLFLDGTYRIDQSSTLPKENWTYTYPSVTLSFLFSEILKANWLQLGKVRLNYAEVGSDAPYASINDIYTQITPFNRNSMVSVSSIKNNPNLKPERTKSIEGGLELSMFQSRVGLDLALYKQNTVDQILPITLSRATGRSFKYVNAGEIENKGIEVQLNLVPVKVNDFSWTLSLMWSRNKNQVKDLAPGIENLELGSLQGGVSINARKGEPYGAIQGTDFQYVNGQRLVRASGYYRRTTSSDIVIGNINPDWNGGISNALAFRGLKLSFLIDIQKGGDIFSLDQWYGQATGIYKESVRKNDLGNPIRNHVYTVYGDPTTPMLENPGGIIFPGVFEDGTPNNVRVEGADYRAFGYVYWPNSAYIYDASYVKLREVVLTYALPPRILGKSFISGASINFIGSNLWIIHKNLPYSDPEAGQSSGNLQGWQSGALPSTRNFGVGINVQF, encoded by the coding sequence ATGAGAAAAATTTTTACTTTTTTCGTATGCGTGTGCATATGCGGGATATCTGCTATTCATGCGCAGGATGTACAAATCAGGGGCACTGTAACCGCTGCTGAGGATGGTTCGCCATTACCTGGTGTGTACGTAAAAATCAAGGGAACCAACAGTGGTACAGTGACCGATGCAAACGGAACATACCAGGTATCTGCACCGTCAAACGGAACGCTTGTGTTTTCGTTTATCGGTTACGAGTCCAAAGAAGTTGAAATAGCCGGCCAGACGGTTATAGACGTCGCGCTTTCCTCGGGCGTTACCCAGATGTCAGAGGTTGTGGTTACGGCTTTGGGTATTACGCGTGAGAAGAAATCACTGGGATATGCCACCCAGGAAGTCAGCGGTGATGCAGTAAACACGATCAAGACGGATAACTTTATCAATTCGTTGTCGGGTAAAATCGCCGGGGTTAATGTTAAGACCAACAATAACATGGGTGGTTCCACCAATATTGTGATCAGGGGTGCCAAATCACTCACAGGCAATAACCAGGCTTTGTTTGTTGTCGACGGTGTTCCTGTCGACAACGCCAATACTAATAACGCCGGTCAGCTTGAAGGCAGGAGCGGTTATGATTATGGCAACACAGCTTCCGACATCAACCCGAATGACATTGAATCCATCAGTGTTCTGAAAGGAGCCGCTGCATCAGCTCTTTATGGCGCCCGTGCTGCAAATGGCGTTGTTATGATTACAACCAAGAAGGGTGCAAAGCAGGCTGCAAAAGGATTTGGTGTAAATCTGAATTCGAATGTTACTTTTTCAAAAATTGATAAAAGCACGTTGCCGGATTACCAGAATCAATATGGTGGCGGTTACGGCCCATTTTACAGCGATGGTGAACATCCTGGCCTGGAAATATATGACAGTGACGGAGACGGAGTGGATGATTTAAATGTACCGTTTTATGAAGATGCTTCTTACGGAGAGAAATTTGATCCGAGCCTGCAGGTATTTCAATGGGATGCTTTTGTTCCCGAATCACCTAATTATTTGAAAAAGACTCCATGGGTACCTTCAAAACACGGTCCTGATGAATTCTTTGAAACCGGTGTTACCTGGACAAACACCCTTGAAATTACAGGGGGTGCAGAGAAATCAGCATTCAGACTATCCTATACAAATTATGATCAGAAAGCCATTATGCCCAACGGTTATCTCCGAAAGAATAACCTTACATTTAACGGATCGCATGATGTGCTCAAAAACCTGACGGTTTCAGCATCCGCCAATTATACCAATACGAAAGGAAAAGGGCGTAACTCAACCGGTTACAGCGACAATATCATGACTTCATTCAGGCAGTGGTACCAGGTAAATACAGATATAAAACTCCTGGAGGATCTTTACCACAAAACAGGAAGGAATATCTCATGGAACAGGACATATTCCGATGATCCTTACCCATTATACTGGGATAGTCCTTATTGGGTAAGGTATAAGAATTATGAGACTGATGAGAGGAACCGGTTGCTTGGTTATGTACAGACTGACTGGAAAGCTCTGCCATGGCTTAGTTTTATGGGAAGGGCCGCAGTGGATACTTATAATGAACTCCAGGAAGAACGTAAGGCAATCGGATCGGTAGCCGGTGAACTCGGCGTCGGTCGTCCGGATGTTACTTCGGGCTATTCAAGGCTCAGCCGCACCCACCTGGGGTTAAACCTTGATCTGTTGGCGAACTTCAGAAAAGATATCACCGAAAAACTGAATTTAAACGGTATGGTTGGGGTTAACTTTAATAAAAGAACCACTGACCAGGTATTTGAATCAACAAACGGTGGATTAAGTGTTTCCGATGTATATTCACTGGGTAACAGTCTTGATCCGATGCTTCCGCCTGAAGAATCGAATGCCATCATAGCACTGAACGGTTACTATGCGAGCGTTTCTCTTGGTTTCGCAAACACCCTTTTCCTTGACGGAACATACAGGATTGACCAGTCATCCACGTTGCCGAAGGAAAACTGGACCTACACCTATCCGAGTGTTACTCTCAGCTTTCTCTTCTCTGAGATACTGAAAGCTAACTGGCTGCAATTGGGGAAAGTTCGCCTGAACTATGCTGAAGTGGGCAGTGATGCACCTTATGCAAGTATAAATGATATATACACCCAGATAACGCCGTTTAACCGGAACTCAATGGTATCCGTTTCGAGTATAAAAAATAATCCGAACCTGAAACCAGAAAGAACAAAGAGTATTGAAGGCGGTCTTGAATTGTCCATGTTCCAGAGCAGGGTAGGGCTTGACCTTGCCTTATATAAACAGAACACGGTTGACCAGATATTGCCCATTACCTTATCCCGGGCGACCGGAAGATCCTTCAAATATGTAAATGCCGGTGAAATTGAAAATAAAGGGATCGAGGTACAGTTGAACCTTGTACCTGTCAAAGTGAATGATTTCAGTTGGACACTGTCCCTGATGTGGTCACGGAATAAGAACCAGGTGAAGGATTTGGCTCCCGGAATTGAAAACCTTGAACTGGGTTCATTGCAGGGTGGTGTTTCAATCAATGCCAGGAAGGGCGAACCGTATGGTGCAATCCAGGGAACCGATTTCCAGTATGTGAATGGTCAGAGACTTGTAAGAGCAAGCGGCTACTATCGCAGGACAACCAGTTCGGATATAGTGATAGGAAATATCAATCCCGACTGGAATGGCGGAATAAGTAATGCGCTGGCTTTCCGGGGTTTGAAATTAAGCTTCCTTATTGATATTCAGAAGGGCGGGGATATCTTCTCCCTTGACCAGTGGTACGGACAGGCAACCGGTATTTATAAAGAATCGGTCAGAAAAAATGATCTTGGTAATCCTATCCGTAATCATGTCTACACCGTTTATGGTGATCCTACAACACCGATGCTCGAGAATCCGGGCGGTATCATTTTCCCGGGTGTTTTTGAGGATGGCACACCCAATAATGTAAGAGTGGAGGGTGCTGATTACAGGGCATTCGGCTATGTATACTGGCCAAATTCTGCTTATATATAT